One stretch of Roseimicrobium sp. ORNL1 DNA includes these proteins:
- a CDS encoding type II secretion system protein GspK has product MPLARVAGARGSALLIVLWVVALLSFMVFTAAMIVRQDVETTWARESVQRARQLAEMGIAVAAHPGVKATDPLLRAQVSSRESYEALLSTEESRLHINSLLTEERRALLERVFVGWGLMESDAETLVDRLMDWADQDDFQRLKGAEKSHYRDLGIPGRPYNRKMRTVEEMSLVDGMDMLTAVRPDWRDWVTFHGGGQLDLNEAPAELIAVFTGAPLSRAQGLVARRWGPDGLAHTLDDLTLTSVEEALGSLGVGGGEAEALTPMLTVKGSTTRIQSTGRVGDYARTVVVVVNKSGGRPQILEWKELVTE; this is encoded by the coding sequence GTGCCCCTGGCACGGGTGGCGGGTGCGCGTGGCTCGGCGTTGCTCATTGTGCTGTGGGTGGTGGCGCTGCTGTCATTCATGGTGTTCACCGCGGCGATGATTGTGCGGCAGGATGTGGAGACGACGTGGGCGCGGGAGTCTGTGCAGCGGGCGCGGCAGCTCGCGGAGATGGGGATTGCGGTGGCGGCGCACCCGGGGGTGAAGGCGACGGACCCGCTGCTGCGCGCGCAAGTGTCCTCGCGGGAGAGTTATGAGGCGCTACTGTCCACGGAGGAGTCGAGGTTGCATATCAATTCGCTGCTTACCGAGGAACGCCGCGCGCTGCTGGAGCGCGTGTTCGTGGGGTGGGGGCTGATGGAGTCAGACGCGGAGACGCTGGTGGACCGGCTGATGGACTGGGCGGACCAGGATGATTTCCAACGGCTGAAGGGTGCGGAGAAATCCCACTATCGCGACCTGGGCATCCCGGGGCGGCCATACAATCGGAAGATGCGCACGGTGGAGGAGATGTCGCTGGTGGATGGGATGGACATGCTCACGGCGGTGCGCCCGGATTGGCGGGACTGGGTGACCTTCCACGGGGGCGGGCAGCTGGACCTGAATGAGGCGCCAGCGGAGTTGATCGCGGTCTTTACAGGAGCGCCGCTGTCGCGGGCGCAGGGACTGGTGGCGCGTCGCTGGGGGCCGGATGGTCTGGCGCACACCTTGGATGACCTGACCCTGACCTCGGTGGAGGAGGCGCTCGGGAGTCTGGGTGTGGGCGGTGGTGAGGCGGAGGCGCTCACGCCGATGCTGACGGTAAAGGGAAGCACGACGCGCATCCAGAGCACGGGCCGTGTGGGTGATTATGCGCGCACAGTCGTGGTGGTGGTGAACAAGAGTGGCGGTCGTCCGCAGATTCTTGAGTGGAAGGAACTCGTGACTGAATGA
- a CDS encoding GspMb/PilO family protein yields the protein MKENERRLLMVFVVLAAVMGGAILSQRFLQWSHRLDRLERDLELAKMESDVLIAQASLWKQRSEWILQTQPVAADSYDAGKGLLVLKEAAEQGGIEVLKTQIEPEAQTAYYQQYGVTLTVRGELPKILGWIYSTLDPSAFIVVPRLRISPEKDDKSQNVVATVTFQRRFNPQFAGTGAAPASVLTPSEAAASVPVPVNAPVLSPEVGNP from the coding sequence ATGAAGGAGAACGAACGCCGACTGCTGATGGTCTTCGTGGTGCTCGCCGCCGTGATGGGCGGGGCAATCCTGTCCCAACGCTTCCTGCAGTGGAGCCACCGCCTGGACCGCTTGGAGCGTGACCTGGAGCTGGCAAAGATGGAGTCAGACGTGCTCATTGCCCAGGCATCCCTGTGGAAGCAGCGCAGCGAGTGGATCCTGCAGACGCAGCCTGTGGCCGCAGATTCCTACGATGCAGGCAAGGGCCTGCTGGTACTGAAAGAGGCGGCCGAGCAGGGCGGTATCGAGGTGCTCAAGACCCAGATTGAGCCGGAAGCGCAGACGGCGTACTACCAGCAGTATGGCGTGACTCTCACCGTGAGGGGTGAGCTGCCGAAAATCCTCGGCTGGATTTACTCCACGCTGGACCCGAGCGCTTTCATCGTGGTCCCGCGCCTCCGCATCTCTCCAGAGAAGGATGACAAGTCGCAGAATGTGGTCGCGACGGTGACCTTCCAGCGGAGGTTCAATCCCCAATTCGCCGGCACCGGGGCCGCACCCGCGTCCGTGCTCACGCCCTCGGAGGCCGCCGCTTCCGTACCTGTCCCTGTCAACGCACCTGTCCTGTCTCCGGAGGTGGGCAATCCATGA
- a CDS encoding secretin N-terminal domain-containing protein, with protein MRARFRLSLPSLLTVALLTGTLPLPLPAQQPRPPAPRGPGPGPVRPPIPGSNPGAPAGSVSPTAAGTVADEGIRLQMPAAQMGDIVELYQQLTKKRVIRDPKLEEVTVSIETSGTLSHDEAVEFIEKSLLLAGYSFVPSGGNMVKLLAADQGTMPAREGVPMFLRAEELPKTDQVVSYVLQLKHLDAEEASQAFTQIIPLHSYGSIGVVPNSRSLVITDNSNTILAYVELARQVDLPPSETTSKTIHLKRADVLEVTEQLVALMGLDQPNAGGGGMYSKSSASRTQTPRPGATPPNVAPQVGNPQQTAARNAAHVNVVANVGTNSAESDASIPRLQPIPRTNSLLVIARPVDIEYMESLIEQLDAESPTSTMMSRRLNYIDLTTFIGIASKALLRNSPEAAGLAGGGGDSGSSGNRAGNNTGGNGFNSSGSMGGGTFGSQGGGGTFGSGGGGLYGGGGGGGGFGASLSGGGSGGGGFGGGSGASTLEITKRAESVLIGRTLVIVDPASSKFFASGPPDELRLLNELADELDVRPRQILLSVIIGEFSLGNEFNFGLDWIQTLQSVGDNSLVGGVLKTQGTAFADLTDLGKAADFLPALDGLTVYGQIGKHLNVFLHTLESTNRFHVMQKPTVTTLNHQPASIYIGQQVAIPGQTFTTGDNAVNSAGIYSTTQYIPVRLQLDIVPHIFNDKEIMLEFKQTNNDISGFTTISGNQVPNISEQGMMNTLIVPDRTTVMLGGLITERDNNDKKGLPFLIRVPVLKHLFGNTSKSKDRRELMIFVQPRIMADGASHIQAQSEWNKNNESYDRNKRFADPQDDTPLNALPASDGTAATPLLPLPGWRSNDVPPTEPGPKVILKQKTTSSSKATVVEEKPTATAATEDIAPASSSSTKTKHEKNKAALKTK; from the coding sequence ATGCGCGCCCGTTTTCGCCTCTCCCTTCCCTCCCTGCTGACTGTGGCCCTGCTGACCGGGACGCTTCCGCTCCCCCTTCCCGCCCAGCAGCCGAGACCTCCCGCGCCTCGTGGACCAGGCCCCGGTCCCGTGAGACCGCCCATCCCCGGCAGCAACCCCGGCGCGCCAGCGGGTTCTGTTTCACCCACCGCGGCAGGCACCGTGGCGGACGAAGGCATCCGCCTGCAGATGCCGGCCGCGCAGATGGGAGATATCGTGGAGCTCTACCAGCAGCTCACGAAGAAGCGCGTCATCCGCGACCCGAAGCTGGAGGAAGTGACTGTATCCATCGAGACCAGCGGCACCCTCTCGCATGATGAGGCCGTCGAGTTCATCGAAAAGTCGTTGCTGCTCGCCGGCTACTCCTTCGTCCCCAGCGGGGGGAATATGGTGAAGCTCCTCGCCGCGGACCAGGGCACCATGCCGGCCCGGGAAGGTGTGCCCATGTTTCTGCGCGCGGAGGAACTGCCGAAGACTGACCAGGTGGTGAGCTACGTTTTGCAGCTCAAGCATCTGGACGCGGAGGAGGCATCCCAGGCCTTCACACAAATCATCCCGCTGCACTCCTACGGCAGCATCGGCGTGGTGCCGAACAGCCGCAGCCTCGTCATCACGGATAACTCCAACACCATCCTCGCCTATGTGGAGCTCGCCCGGCAGGTGGACCTTCCTCCCAGCGAGACCACGAGCAAGACCATCCACCTCAAGCGTGCGGATGTGCTGGAGGTCACCGAGCAGCTCGTCGCCCTGATGGGACTGGATCAACCCAATGCCGGCGGTGGCGGGATGTACAGCAAAAGCAGCGCCAGCCGCACACAGACGCCCAGGCCCGGTGCTACGCCGCCGAACGTCGCACCCCAGGTTGGCAACCCCCAGCAGACCGCCGCCAGAAACGCCGCGCATGTGAACGTGGTGGCCAACGTGGGAACGAACAGCGCTGAGAGTGATGCCTCCATTCCGAGGCTTCAACCCATCCCGCGCACAAACAGCCTGCTCGTCATCGCCCGGCCCGTGGACATTGAGTACATGGAGAGCCTCATCGAGCAGCTGGATGCGGAATCCCCCACCAGCACGATGATGTCGCGCCGGCTGAACTACATCGACCTCACCACGTTCATCGGCATCGCCAGCAAGGCACTCCTGAGGAACTCACCTGAGGCCGCAGGCCTCGCCGGGGGCGGGGGTGACAGTGGCTCTTCGGGGAACCGCGCTGGCAACAACACGGGTGGCAATGGTTTCAACTCGTCCGGTTCCATGGGCGGAGGCACCTTTGGTTCACAGGGCGGCGGCGGCACCTTCGGCTCGGGTGGCGGTGGTCTCTATGGCGGCGGCGGTGGTGGTGGCGGCTTTGGAGCCAGCCTCAGCGGCGGCGGCAGTGGTGGTGGCGGCTTCGGCGGCGGCAGTGGTGCCTCCACCCTGGAGATCACGAAGCGCGCAGAGAGCGTGCTCATTGGACGCACCCTCGTCATCGTGGATCCTGCGAGCTCGAAGTTCTTCGCCAGCGGCCCGCCTGATGAACTGCGCTTGCTCAATGAACTGGCCGATGAGCTCGATGTCCGTCCGCGGCAGATTCTTCTCTCCGTGATTATCGGCGAGTTTTCCCTGGGGAACGAGTTCAACTTCGGCCTCGACTGGATTCAGACCCTGCAAAGCGTCGGTGACAACAGTCTCGTGGGCGGCGTGCTCAAGACCCAGGGCACCGCCTTTGCAGACCTCACGGACTTGGGCAAGGCCGCAGACTTCCTCCCCGCGCTGGATGGCCTCACCGTCTACGGCCAGATAGGCAAGCACCTCAATGTTTTCCTTCACACGCTGGAGTCCACCAACCGCTTCCACGTCATGCAGAAGCCCACGGTGACCACGCTGAACCACCAGCCCGCCAGCATCTACATCGGCCAGCAGGTTGCCATCCCCGGCCAGACCTTCACCACCGGAGACAACGCCGTGAACAGCGCCGGCATCTACTCCACCACGCAATACATCCCCGTGCGCCTGCAGCTCGATATCGTGCCGCACATTTTCAACGACAAGGAAATCATGCTCGAGTTCAAGCAGACGAACAACGACATCTCCGGCTTCACCACCATCAGCGGCAACCAGGTGCCGAACATCTCCGAGCAGGGCATGATGAATACCCTCATCGTGCCCGACCGCACCACCGTCATGCTCGGCGGACTCATCACCGAGCGTGATAACAACGACAAGAAAGGCCTGCCCTTCCTCATCCGCGTGCCCGTGCTGAAGCATCTCTTCGGCAACACGAGCAAGAGCAAGGACCGCCGCGAGCTCATGATCTTCGTCCAGCCACGCATCATGGCAGACGGCGCCAGCCACATCCAGGCACAGTCCGAGTGGAACAAGAACAACGAGAGCTACGATCGCAACAAGCGCTTCGCCGACCCCCAGGATGATACCCCGCTGAACGCCCTGCCCGCGAGTGATGGCACCGCCGCCACTCCCCTGCTCCCCCTGCCCGGCTGGCGCAGCAACGACGTGCCTCCCACCGAACCCGGCCCCAAGGTCATCCTGAAGCAAAAGACCACTTCCTCCTCCAAGGCCACCGTGGTGGAAGAGAAACCCACAGCCACCGCTGCCACTGAAGACATTGCCCCGGCATCCTCATCTTCCACGAAGACCAAGCACGAGAAGAACAAAGCCGCGCTCAAGACCAAGTAA
- the carB gene encoding carbamoyl-phosphate synthase large subunit — protein MPKDTSIHKILLIGSGPIVIGQGCEFDYSGVQACKALREEGYEVVLVNSNPATIMTDPEFAHRTYIEPITPEIVEKIIIKEKPDALLPTLGGQTALNTAMSLHRAGILEKHNVRMIGAKADAIEKGEDRLLFKNAMLKIGLDLPQSGVAHTVEEGRKIAEEIGTLPLIIRPAYTLGGTGGGIAYNREEFETILARGLDLSPVTEVLIEESLLGWKEFEMEVMRDRADNCVIICSIENLDPMGVHTGDSITVAPIQTLTDREYQIMRDASFACIREIGVETGGSNIQFAVEPKTGRMIVIEMNPRVSRSSALASKATGFPIAKIAAKLAVGYTLDELKNDITRETPASFEPTIDYVVTKVPRFTFEKFPGADTTLTTQMKSVGEAMAIGRTFKESLQKALRSLEIKRFGLIGDGADVSVDDETLTTKLTVPNAERIFFLGQAFANGWSVEKVFELTKIDPWFLRQIEEIVVQSRLEEDSLWDSLSDLNTDEVCIGNATANTVAGLQNAFRRAKRLGFSDRQLSLRTGVPESVIRDARKKAGVTPTYRLVDTCAAEFEAYTPYYYSTYGVEDEVREGDKKKVIILGGGPNRIGQGIEFDYCCVHASFALRELGIETIMVNSNPETVSTDYDTSDKLYFEPLTLEDVLNIYERENQNDQVLGVIVQFGGQTPLNLAKGLEENGVRIIGTSPKSIELAEDRKLFAALLDELELAQAPSGTATSTEEALAITARIGYPSLVRPSFVLGGRAMQIVYSDAELTHYMQNAVDATPDRPVLVDRFLEDATEVDVDCISDGETTVVGAIMEHIEEAGIHSGDSACVIPPFSLSEEMQGRIRDAAKKLAKALNVRGLMNMQLAVKGDDLYVIEVNPRASRTAPFVSKAIGIPLPKLAAKIMAGKTLKELGFTAEVTPPHYSVKEAVFPFSKFTGVDIALGPEMKSTGEVMGIDSDLGMAFAKSQMATGGALPKGGNIFISVKESDKTVVPRIAKGYSDLGFTIYATPGTASVIEGAGIPVNKLPKLASGQRPNVIDLMKNKEMHFIINTPSGKNPREDEVKIRTAAMQNRIPIMTTMRGADAALKGIKSLQANEVQVQALQDYHQL, from the coding sequence ATGCCCAAAGACACCTCGATTCACAAGATTTTGCTCATCGGCTCCGGCCCCATTGTCATCGGACAGGGGTGTGAGTTCGACTATTCCGGGGTCCAGGCATGCAAGGCCCTGCGTGAGGAAGGTTATGAAGTGGTGCTGGTGAACTCCAATCCGGCCACCATCATGACCGACCCGGAGTTCGCCCACCGCACGTACATCGAGCCCATCACGCCGGAGATCGTCGAGAAAATCATCATCAAGGAGAAGCCGGATGCGCTGCTCCCCACGCTCGGCGGTCAGACCGCGCTGAACACCGCGATGTCCCTGCACCGCGCAGGCATCCTGGAGAAACACAACGTGCGCATGATCGGTGCGAAGGCCGATGCGATTGAGAAGGGCGAAGACCGTCTGCTTTTCAAGAACGCGATGCTCAAGATTGGTCTGGACCTGCCGCAGTCCGGCGTGGCCCACACGGTTGAAGAAGGCCGGAAGATTGCCGAGGAAATCGGCACGCTGCCACTCATCATCCGTCCCGCCTACACGCTCGGTGGTACCGGCGGCGGCATCGCGTACAACCGCGAAGAATTTGAGACCATCCTCGCGCGCGGCCTGGATCTCTCCCCGGTGACAGAAGTGCTCATCGAAGAGTCGCTGCTCGGCTGGAAGGAATTCGAAATGGAAGTGATGCGTGACCGCGCGGACAACTGCGTGATCATCTGCTCGATTGAGAACCTCGATCCCATGGGCGTGCACACCGGTGACTCCATCACCGTGGCGCCCATCCAGACGCTCACGGATCGCGAGTACCAGATCATGCGTGATGCGTCCTTCGCCTGTATCCGCGAGATTGGCGTGGAGACGGGCGGGTCGAACATCCAGTTCGCCGTGGAGCCGAAGACGGGCCGCATGATCGTGATTGAGATGAATCCGCGCGTGAGCCGCAGCTCCGCGCTCGCTTCCAAGGCGACTGGATTCCCCATCGCGAAAATCGCCGCGAAGCTGGCGGTGGGTTACACGCTGGATGAGCTGAAGAACGACATCACGCGCGAGACGCCGGCGTCCTTCGAGCCGACCATCGACTACGTGGTCACCAAGGTGCCGCGCTTCACGTTTGAAAAATTCCCTGGCGCGGACACCACGCTTACCACGCAGATGAAGTCCGTGGGTGAAGCCATGGCCATCGGTCGTACCTTCAAGGAGTCGCTGCAGAAGGCGCTGCGCAGTCTTGAAATCAAGCGCTTCGGCCTCATCGGCGACGGCGCGGATGTGTCGGTGGATGACGAGACGCTCACCACCAAGCTCACCGTGCCGAATGCCGAGCGTATCTTCTTCCTCGGCCAGGCCTTTGCGAACGGTTGGAGCGTGGAGAAGGTGTTTGAGCTGACGAAGATCGATCCGTGGTTCTTGAGGCAGATTGAGGAGATTGTTGTTCAGTCTCGCCTGGAAGAAGACTCGCTTTGGGATAGCTTGTCCGATTTGAATACCGACGAAGTTTGTATTGGCAACGCCACTGCCAATACTGTTGCCGGATTGCAAAACGCTTTTCGCAGGGCAAAACGCTTGGGCTTTTCCGATCGCCAACTTTCTCTTCGAACAGGCGTGCCGGAATCCGTAATTCGCGACGCGCGTAAGAAGGCCGGTGTCACCCCCACCTACCGCCTCGTCGACACCTGCGCCGCGGAATTCGAAGCGTACACGCCTTACTACTACTCCACCTATGGGGTGGAAGATGAAGTGCGTGAGGGCGACAAGAAGAAGGTCATCATCCTCGGTGGTGGACCGAACCGCATCGGCCAGGGCATTGAGTTCGACTACTGCTGTGTGCACGCTTCTTTCGCGCTGCGCGAACTGGGCATCGAGACCATCATGGTGAACTCGAATCCCGAGACGGTCTCCACGGACTACGACACCAGCGACAAGCTCTACTTCGAGCCGCTCACGCTGGAAGACGTGCTGAACATCTATGAGCGCGAGAACCAGAATGACCAGGTGCTCGGTGTGATTGTGCAGTTCGGTGGGCAGACGCCGCTGAACCTCGCGAAGGGTCTTGAAGAAAACGGCGTGCGCATCATCGGCACTTCGCCGAAGAGCATTGAACTCGCGGAAGACCGCAAGCTCTTCGCCGCGCTGCTGGATGAACTCGAACTCGCCCAGGCGCCGAGCGGCACCGCGACCTCCACGGAGGAGGCGCTGGCCATCACGGCACGCATTGGATATCCAAGCCTCGTGCGCCCCAGCTTCGTGCTCGGCGGCCGCGCGATGCAGATTGTGTACTCGGATGCCGAGCTCACGCACTACATGCAGAACGCGGTGGACGCGACACCCGACCGCCCGGTCCTGGTGGACCGCTTCCTGGAAGACGCGACCGAAGTGGACGTGGACTGCATCAGTGACGGCGAGACCACGGTGGTGGGCGCCATCATGGAGCACATCGAAGAAGCTGGCATTCACTCCGGTGACAGCGCGTGCGTGATTCCTCCCTTCTCGCTCAGCGAAGAAATGCAGGGTCGCATTCGCGATGCTGCCAAGAAGCTGGCGAAGGCGCTCAACGTGCGCGGCCTCATGAACATGCAGCTCGCCGTGAAGGGCGATGACCTCTACGTCATCGAAGTGAACCCGCGCGCCAGCCGCACCGCTCCCTTCGTGAGCAAGGCCATTGGCATACCGCTTCCAAAACTCGCTGCGAAGATCATGGCGGGCAAGACGCTGAAGGAACTCGGCTTCACCGCCGAGGTGACTCCTCCGCACTACAGCGTGAAGGAAGCCGTGTTCCCCTTCAGCAAGTTCACCGGCGTAGACATCGCGCTCGGACCTGAAATGAAGAGCACCGGCGAGGTCATGGGCATCGACTCTGACCTCGGCATGGCCTTTGCGAAGAGCCAGATGGCCACTGGTGGCGCACTGCCGAAGGGCGGCAACATCTTCATCAGCGTGAAGGAAAGTGACAAGACCGTGGTCCCGCGCATTGCGAAGGGATACTCCGACCTTGGCTTCACCATCTATGCGACTCCCGGCACTGCCTCGGTGATCGAAGGCGCGGGCATTCCCGTGAACAAGCTGCCGAAGCTTGCCAGCGGTCAGCGCCCGAACGTCATCGACCTGATGAAGAACAAGGAGATGCACTTCATCATCAACACGCCTTCCGGCAAGAATCCGCGTGAAGATGAAGTGAAGATCCGCACCGCCGCCATGCAGAACCGCATCCCCATCATGACCACCATGCGTGGTGCTGATGCAGCGCTGAAGGGCATCAAGTCACTTCAGGCGAATGAGGTGCAGGTGCAGGCGCTGCAGGATTATCACCAGCTGTAG
- a CDS encoding HAMP domain-containing sensor histidine kinase — MRVRFPIPVKLLAGFLANVALIALGFWIVFRSQFGGASSGLMQGIMEPRLQAMAERIAAELRDHPRSAWGTLLKDHSETLGIEFSLFDSEVQYVTGAHESLPPDLLEAVKEKLTPHLRRRGDGNGPPRQPPPPPPPLGLDPLDDIFGSSGGARPPPPPRRDDEQDRGPRPINPAMAEYPTVMAHTDTPPGYWAVIRVPAVAAERGYLPALLVVRSDTLTAGGVFLDPKPWLYASVGVLLVSALIWVPMALSFTRSIQRLRKNTGRVAEGDFEGAVPDAHRLDELGDLGRSVQQMAQRLDGHAKGQKRFLGDIAHELCSPIARMQASLGILQQRGEVNGDEKSQRYMEKLEGELQHMSVLVNELLSFSKANLRSEVKLKPVLLAPLVRRTLQREDASEEAGTAKVEVPEHFVAMADEDMLSRAIGNLVRNAQRYAAGTGPVEISATRANGHVSVSVSDRGPGVSAEALPRLLEPFYRPDVARSRESGGVGLGLAIVKSCTEACGGKVEVSNREGGGLSVTLKLMADQGTGADEARSG, encoded by the coding sequence ATGCGAGTCCGGTTTCCCATTCCCGTGAAGCTGCTGGCCGGCTTCCTGGCGAATGTCGCGCTGATCGCCCTGGGTTTCTGGATTGTCTTCCGCTCCCAGTTCGGTGGTGCCTCCAGCGGGCTCATGCAGGGCATCATGGAGCCGCGCCTGCAGGCCATGGCCGAGCGCATCGCCGCGGAATTGCGAGACCACCCACGCTCCGCCTGGGGAACTCTACTCAAAGATCACAGCGAGACCTTGGGCATTGAGTTTTCATTGTTCGACTCGGAGGTCCAGTACGTCACAGGAGCGCATGAGTCCCTGCCTCCCGACCTGCTGGAAGCAGTGAAAGAAAAGCTGACACCCCACCTGCGGCGCCGCGGGGATGGGAATGGCCCGCCGCGCCAGCCCCCACCTCCCCCTCCTCCGCTGGGGCTCGATCCGCTGGACGACATTTTTGGCAGTTCCGGAGGCGCGCGCCCACCGCCCCCACCACGGCGCGACGACGAACAAGATCGAGGTCCGAGGCCCATCAATCCTGCCATGGCGGAATATCCCACCGTCATGGCACATACCGATACGCCCCCGGGTTACTGGGCGGTGATTCGCGTGCCTGCCGTCGCTGCTGAGCGCGGTTACCTGCCGGCGCTGCTGGTGGTGCGGTCAGACACCTTGACTGCCGGAGGCGTGTTTCTTGACCCCAAGCCGTGGTTGTACGCCAGCGTGGGCGTGCTGCTGGTCTCTGCCCTCATCTGGGTGCCCATGGCGCTGAGTTTCACGCGAAGCATCCAGCGCCTGCGCAAGAACACCGGCCGTGTCGCGGAGGGCGACTTCGAAGGAGCAGTGCCCGATGCCCACCGGTTGGATGAGCTCGGCGATCTCGGCCGCTCCGTGCAGCAGATGGCGCAGCGCCTGGATGGCCATGCAAAGGGGCAGAAGCGCTTCCTCGGGGACATCGCCCATGAGCTGTGCTCGCCCATCGCACGCATGCAGGCCTCCCTCGGCATCCTGCAGCAGCGTGGAGAAGTGAACGGGGATGAAAAGAGCCAGCGCTACATGGAGAAGCTCGAAGGCGAGCTGCAGCACATGAGCGTGCTGGTGAATGAGCTGCTCAGCTTTTCCAAAGCCAATCTCCGCAGCGAGGTGAAGCTGAAACCGGTGCTGCTCGCCCCTCTGGTGCGGCGTACGCTCCAGCGTGAAGATGCCAGTGAAGAAGCAGGCACCGCGAAGGTGGAGGTGCCTGAGCACTTCGTCGCCATGGCGGATGAAGACATGCTTTCCCGTGCGATTGGGAATCTGGTGCGCAATGCCCAGCGCTATGCCGCGGGGACCGGCCCGGTGGAGATCTCTGCCACGCGGGCAAATGGCCACGTGAGCGTCAGCGTGAGCGACCGCGGGCCCGGTGTTTCGGCGGAGGCTCTGCCGCGCCTGCTGGAGCCCTTTTACCGGCCGGACGTTGCGCGCTCCCGCGAGAGTGGTGGGGTGGGGCTTGGCCTTGCGATTGTGAAGAGCTGCACCGAAGCCTGCGGTGGCAAGGTGGAGGTCTCCAACCGCGAGGGCGGGGGACTCTCTGTCACGCTGAAACTCATGGCGGATCAGGGTACCGGCGCGGACGAGGCCCGCTCGGGCTGA
- a CDS encoding DUF1501 domain-containing protein gives MSLPVSGHPFSRRQWLSRTGGGVGSVALAWLLKQEGLLATSERLEAHHYDLIPKRPVAQPKARAMISMFMQGGPSHIDLFDPKPELDKLDGKNFPGEVKYDDAAGASREVMASPWKFRKHGQCGMELSELLPHLANVVDDITLIRSMHTGVNNHGQSIYALENGRATGGRPTLGSWLTYGLGSENQDLPAYVALTDPRGVPVLGVENWTNGWLPSLYQGTVVRSKEPRILNLDAPMSLKGEAQDRYLNFLGKLNHQHLAQRPGESDLEARIQSFELAARMQTAAKEALDISQESEATKKLYGLDDPATQEFGARCLIARRLVERGVRFVSVFTANQTWDHHQSILTGLPTAIKQVDKPSTALIIDLKARGLLDSTVVHWGGEMGRLPVIQNRAGSSGRAKVGRDHNTYGFSQWVAGGGFRGGYVHGATDEFGHKAVENIVNHYDWHATLFELFGLNPKKLTYKRNGTDQVLIENPEARVVSELLV, from the coding sequence ATGAGCCTGCCTGTTTCCGGTCATCCCTTCTCCCGCCGCCAGTGGCTTTCCCGCACCGGTGGAGGCGTGGGTTCGGTGGCGCTTGCCTGGCTGCTGAAGCAGGAGGGTCTGCTGGCCACCAGTGAGCGTCTGGAGGCGCATCACTACGACCTCATCCCGAAGCGCCCCGTGGCCCAACCGAAGGCGCGCGCCATGATCTCCATGTTCATGCAGGGCGGCCCGAGCCACATCGACCTCTTTGATCCCAAGCCGGAGCTCGACAAGCTGGACGGCAAGAACTTCCCCGGTGAGGTGAAGTATGACGATGCCGCCGGCGCCAGCCGCGAGGTCATGGCCAGTCCGTGGAAGTTCCGCAAGCACGGCCAGTGCGGCATGGAACTCTCCGAGCTGCTACCGCACCTCGCCAATGTGGTGGATGACATCACGCTCATCCGCTCCATGCACACGGGCGTGAACAATCACGGCCAGTCCATCTACGCCTTGGAGAATGGACGCGCCACCGGTGGCCGCCCCACGCTGGGAAGCTGGCTCACCTACGGCCTCGGTTCGGAAAATCAGGACCTGCCTGCCTATGTGGCACTCACCGACCCGCGCGGTGTGCCTGTGCTCGGCGTGGAGAATTGGACCAATGGCTGGCTGCCCTCCCTGTATCAAGGCACGGTGGTGCGCTCGAAGGAGCCACGCATCCTGAATCTCGACGCGCCCATGTCACTGAAAGGTGAGGCGCAGGATCGTTACCTGAACTTCCTCGGCAAGCTGAACCACCAGCACCTCGCTCAGCGACCCGGTGAATCCGACCTCGAAGCGCGCATCCAGAGCTTTGAGCTTGCCGCCCGCATGCAGACCGCGGCGAAGGAAGCCCTCGACATCAGCCAGGAAAGTGAGGCCACCAAGAAACTCTATGGTCTCGATGATCCGGCCACGCAGGAGTTCGGCGCGCGCTGCCTCATTGCCCGTCGCCTCGTGGAGCGCGGTGTGCGCTTCGTGAGCGTCTTCACTGCCAACCAGACCTGGGATCATCACCAGAGCATCCTGACCGGCCTGCCCACCGCCATCAAGCAGGTGGACAAACCTTCCACCGCTCTCATCATCGATCTCAAGGCACGCGGCCTGCTGGACAGCACCGTGGTGCACTGGGGCGGTGAAATGGGACGCCTGCCCGTGATTCAAAACCGCGCAGGCAGCAGCGGCCGCGCCAAGGTGGGCCGCGACCACAACACCTACGGCTTCAGCCAGTGGGTCGCCGGCGGTGGTTTCCGCGGCGGCTATGTGCACGGCGCCACGGATGAGTTTGGCCACAAGGCCGTGGAGAACATCGTGAACCACTACGACTGGCACGCGACGTTGTTCGAGCTCTTCGGCCTGAATCCGAAGAAACTCACCTACAAGCGCAACGGCACGGATCAGGTGCTGATTGAGAATCCCGAGGCGCGGGTGGTGAGTGAGTTGCTGGTGTAA